The stretch of DNA GAAGCACTGGGAAAAACAATTCCGATGCTGCGCAGGTATGCACGTCGATAGAGAATACAGAAGAAAGGGATTTTTATGTTAGTACATGCATTTCTGATCAAATATGCGGAAATTGCCCTTAAGGGAAAAAACCGCTATCGTTTTGAAGATGCTCTCGTACATCAGATGGAGATCGCACTCTCCAAGATCGAGGGAGATTTTGAAGTAAAAAAAGAGCAGGGAAGAGTTTATGTATTCTGCCCGGAGAATTATGATTACGATGAGGCTGTAGATGCGCTGCAGCATGTATTCGGTATTGTAGGCATCTGCCCGGTTATGATCTATGAAGAACAGGGCTTTGAGAAGCTTGCCGAAGATGTTGTGGGTTATATGAAGCAGTGGCATCCGGACTTTAACGGAAGCTTCAAGGTCTGGACGCGCCGCGCAAAGAAATCCTATCCGATCAGCTCCATGGAAGTCAGCGCTGAGCTTGGCGGACGTATCCTGGATGCGTTCCCGGAGGCAAGTGTAGATGTTCATCATCCGGAGCTGGATCTTTCTGTTGAGATCCGTGACAAGATTTACGTATATTCCCAGACCATTCCGGGCGCAGGCGGAATGCCCATCGGAACAAACGGAAAAGCCATGCTTCTTCTTTCCGGTGGGATCGACAGTCCGGTTGCCGGCTATATGATCGCAAAACGTGGTGTCAAGATCGATGCGGTATATTTCCATGCACCGCCCTACACCAGTGAGCGCGCAAAACAGAAGGTAGTGGATCTTGCCCGCCTGGTAGCCAAATACAGCGGACCGATCCGTCTCCATGTAGTTAACTTTACAGATATACAGCTTTATATTTATGATCAGTGTCCTCATGATGAGCTTACTATTATCATGAGAAGATATATGATGCGTATTGCCGAGCATTTCGCTAAAAAAGACCGTTGTCTCGGACTTATCACAGGTGAGAGCATCGGACAGGTTGCAAGCCAGACCTTACAGAGCCTTGCTTCTACAAATGAGGTCTGCACACTTCCGGTATATCGTCCGGTGATCGGCTTTGATAAAGAGGAGATCGTCCGTATTTCCAGAAAGATCGATACCTTTGAGACTTCTATTCAGCCGTTTGAGGATTGCTGTACCATCTTTGTAGCGAAACATCCTGTAACAAAGCCGAATCTTAAGGTGATCCGCCGTTCTGAGCAGAAGCTTTCTGAGAAGATCGATGAGCTTATGGAAACGGCTCTGAATACCACAGAGATCATTGAAATTCAGTGATCCGTTTTTAGATAAGAAAAAACAAACAGGGAACCTCGCTGCAGAGGTTCCCTGGAATTACCGATATATCAGGAAAAGGGAGTTCATTGAGAACAGAAGGATTCTGAAAGCATGAAAAAAGAGGAACTGTATCCGATACAGTTCCTCTCAAATATACAGTATAGATTAGTCGATTGTATATTTGGAAATAATCTGCATTACGTTATCCAGAGCAGCGCCATCTGCATGGATGTTGAGGTCGATCGGCTTGGAAAGATCCAGGCTGAAGATACCCATGATGGATTTTGCATCGATCACATATCTTCCGGATACTAAATCAAAATCGCAGTCGAATTTGCTGATCTCGTTTACGAATGCTTTCACCTTATCGATGGAATTCAGTGAGATTTTAGCTGTTTTCATTATAATAACCTCCCTTGATAAATTTTTGTTGTTTTACAGCTTTCATCTTACCTGTCAGTACCCAAAAAGTCAAGGTGAAAAGAGATAAAAATTGTTTTAATAATTAGTTAAAGTGTAAAAAAAGTGAGGAAAAATGGGAAATAAAGTTGCATTACACAACCTGGGCTGCAAAGTAAATGCCTATGAGATCGAGGCCATGCAGCAGCTTCTGGAGGAGGCGGGATATGAGATCGTGCCTTTTGAGCCGGGAGCGGATATTTATGTGATCAATACCTGCACAGTAACCAATATTGCAGACAGAAAATCAAGACAGATGCTCCACAAAGCAAAAAAAATGAATCCGGAAGCGATCGTGGTGGCAACGGGCTGTTATGTACAGACCGGTGGCGAGAAACTGGAAAAAGACGAAGCCATTGATCTTGTTCTAGGAAATAACCAGAAGATCAATATTGTGGAGGCACTGGCCGAATATGCGGAAAATAAACCGGGCCATGGTTCCCATGTGATCAAGATCAATCAGACAAAAGAGTATGAGGAACTTTCCATTGATCGTACTGCAGAACATGTAAGGGCATATATCAAGGTTCAGGACGGATGCAATCAGTTCTGTACGTACTGTATCATTCCCTATGCAAGAGGTCGTGTCAGAAGCCGGAATATTGAAAGTGTGCTGAAGGAGGTCCGTGCACTTGCGGAAAAAGGGTATAAGGAAGTGGTCCTTACAGGAATCCATTTAAGCTCCTATGGAGTGGATTTCCCGGAGGAGAAAAAAGAGACACTGCTTTCTCTGATCCGTGCTGTGCATGAGATCGAAGGGATCAGGCGTATCCGTCTGGGATCGCTGGAACCGGGAATCGTTACAAGAGAATTTGCGGAAGGGATCGCGGCGCTGCCGAAGGTATGCCCGCATTTCCATCTTTCCCTGCAGAGTGGCTGTGATGAGACCCTGGAGAGGATGAACCGCAGATACAGAAGCGGGGAATACAGAGAGCGCTGTGAGCTTTTAAGAGAAGTGTATGGAAATCCGGCACTGACAACGGATGTGATCGTAGGCTTTCCGCAGGAATCGGAGGAAGAATTCCGGAAATCCTATGATTTTGTGGACAGCATCCGTTTTTACGAGACTCATATCTTCAAATATTCCAGAAGACAGGGAACAAAGGCGGCTGCCATGGACGGACAGCTGACAGAGGCGGAGAAATCCTTCCGCAGTGAGAAGATGATCGAGTTGCATCATCGTCATGCAGGGGATTATGAGAAATCCATGCTTGGCAAAAACCTGGAGGTACTGATCGAGGAAGAGTATACAAAGGATGGACGGACCTGGTATCTGGGACACAGCCGGGAGTATATAAAAACTGCTGTACCGAAATCGGAAGCTTATGGCGTAAATGATATCGTAATCGTAAAGGCAGAAGGCTTTCTTGAAGAGCATATCATGACCGGTGAAGCCGTGGAGTGAAGAACGGGATCGTATGTTGAAAGGTTGTTTGTTCACTGGTGATATTTTGCGAAGCGTGTTACTGAGAACGGAGTGAACAGTAACGTTGACAGTTTGTATTCGCAATCCTCGTTAAATTTAAGATTGTAATTTATGTAAATTTATATTAAAATAAAAAAGAATATATTTTAAGGACGTGAGAGACAATGGCAGAGAATAATCTGGGAAATACACAGTATTTCAGAACAAAACCGGATCAGGAGCTTCAGGTAAAAGAAGTCCTGGATCTGGTGTACAATGCAATGGATGAGAAGGGCTACAATCCGGTGAATCAGATCGTAGGATATATTATGTCCGGAGACCCGACCTACATCACAAGCCACAAGGGTGCGAGAAGCATGATCATGAAGGTGGAGCGTGATGAGCTGGTAGAGGAGCTTCTCACCGAGTATATCAAGAATAAGTCCTGGGAACGGTAATATGAGAGTACTGGGACTGGACTATGGCTCGAAGACCGTTGGGGTTGCAGTGAGCGATCCCCTTGGCCTGACAGCCCAAGGTGTGGAAACCGTATGGCGCAAGCAGGAAAACAAGCTTCGTCGTACTCTGGCACGTATTGAAGAGATCATTTCGGAGTATCAGGTTACGGAGATCGTTCTGGGATACCCGAAAAACATGAACAATACAGTAGGAGAGCGGGCCGAGAAATCTCTGGAGTTTAAGGAAATGCTGGAGAAACGTACGGGTCTGCCTGTTGTTATGTGGGATGAGAGACTGACTACCATGGCGGCAGACCGTACTCTGGAGGAGACCGGTGTGCATAAGGAAGACCGTAAACAGTATCTGGATCAGGTAGCAGCAGTCTTTATCCTGCAGGGATATCTGGATGCTGCCGCATACAGAAGAGAGCAGCAGTAAGGCGTGGAAGAATGATCGGAAACGCAAATAGATATTTTGAGCGGATCAGGTAGCAAATGCGGATTGTGAATATCCGCTTGACAAGAACGGATAAGGAAGAATTAAATATGGAAAAAATAATATTTCAGTCAGACGACGGCACAGCTGCTGAGTTTTACGTAGAGGAGCAGACCAATATTGCGGGTGTGACTTATCTTTTGGTGTCCGATTCACAGGATGAGGAAGCAGACGCATATATTCTGAAGGATATTTCAGCTCCGGGAAGCACAGAAGCCTGTTATGAGATGGTCGAGGATGATGACGAACTTCAGGCTGTATATGCAGTTTTTCAGCAGATGCTGGATGACGTGAATTTTGAATGGAGGAGCGATTTTTGAAAAGCGAGAACAACGATGACAACAAAAATGCGGAGAGCAGAGTACAAGTTTCCGCAGGCGGTGCCAGAAGAACCGCAGCAAGACAAAAGAATGCCGGATCAAGAACAAGACAGTATCGTGGTGGCAGCAAAAACCGTCAGGATAAGCCTTTCCGGCCAACAGCAAAGAAAACAGTAGCCGGTGGCGTTGTAAAAAACAGCAGAAACACACAGAAACCGGCAAAGACCGGCGGCAGGCCATCCGGTCGGAAAAACGGCCGCAGAACAACATCCAAGCTTAAGATCATACCACTTGGCGGTCTGGAGCAGATCGGAATGAACATTACCGCTTTTGAGTATGGCGACAGTATTGTAGTTGTAGACTGTGGTCTTTCTTTCCCTGAGGACGATATGTTGGGAATCGATCTGGTCATTCCGGATGTAACATACCTTAAGGAAAATATTTCCAAGGTGAAGGGATTTGTGATCACTCATGGACATGAGGATCATATCGGAGCTCTTCCGTATGTGTTGAAAGAGATCAATGTTCCGATCTATGCTACCAAGCTGACACTGGGACTGATCCGCAACAAACTGAAAGAGCATAACCTTATGCGTTCTACCAAATTGAAAGAGGTAAAACACGGGCAGGTGATCAATCTTGGGGATTTCGCTGTGGAATTTATCAAAACGAATCACAGTATCCAGGATGCATCCGCACTTGCTATTTATTCACCGGTGGGAATCGTGATACACACAGGAGACTTTAAAGTTGATTATACACCGGTATTTGGAGATGCCATAGATCTGCAGCGTTTTGCAGAGATCGGCAAGAAGGGTGTGCTTGCACTGATGTGTGAGAGTACCAATGCAGAGAGACCGGGATTTACAATGTCCGAGCGTACAGTGGGACATGTATTTGATAATCTTTTTAATGAGTACCGGACATCCAGGATCATCATTGCAACCTTTGCATCCAACGTGGATCGTGTGCAGCAGATCATTAATACTGCATACCGGTTCGGAAGAAAGGTTGCTGTGGAAGGCCGCAGTATGGTCAATGTTATTTCCGTAGCGTCAGAGCTTGGCTATCTGCAGATCCCGGAGAACACACTGATCGAGATCGATCAGGTGAAGAATTATCCGGACGACAAGGTGGTTCTGATCACAACCGGAAGCCAGGGTGAGTCCATGGCGGCACTTTCCCGTATGGCAGCCAATATCCATAAGAAGATCACGATCAAGCCTAACGATACCATCATTTTCAGCTCCAATCCGATCCCCGGAAATGAAAAGGCAGTTTCCAAGGTCATCAACGAACTGTCTATGAAGGGAGCCAAGGTTATTTTCCAGGATGTCCATGTTTCCGGACATGCCTGCCAGGAGGAGATCAAGCTGATCTACTCCCTCGTAAAACCGAAATATGCCATTCCAATCCATGGTGAGTACCGTCATCTGACTGCACAGAAACACATTGTGGAAGATCTGGGAATCCCGAAGGAGAATATTTTTATCCTTTCTTCCGGAAATGTTCTGGAGTTGGACGGACAGGATGCCAAGGTGACAGGAAGCGTTCATACAGGTGCGATCTTCGTAGACGGACTTGGCGTTGGCGATGTGGGAAATATCGTACTCCGTGACCGTCAGCACCTGTCTGAAGATGGAATCATGATCGTAGTTATGACACTGGAGCGCCACAGTAATGTAGTTCTCGCAGGTCCGGATATCGTTTCCAGAGGTTTTGTGTATGTAAGAGAATCTGAGGATCTTATGGAGCATGCCAGACAGGTTGTGGAAACTGCACTGGATTCCTGCCTGGAGAACAATATCACGGACTGGGGCAAGATCAAAACCGAGGTCAAGGATGCCCTTGGAGAGTATCTGTGGAAACGGACCAAGAGAAATCCTATGATCCTGCCTATCATTATGGAGGCGTAGGTTCATGGATGAGATCAGCATGGAGATCGAGAAGCTTCTCGATGCTGTGCACAGAAGCGATGAATATCAGGAATATCAGAAACAGGCAGCCCAGCTTGAAGCGGATCCTGAGCTGAAAGCCAGAGTGATGAGATTCCGTGGAGATAATTTCAGACTGCAGAATCATTCAGACAAGGATGAGCTGTTCCATATTGCGGAACAGCTCAATCAGGAGTCTGCAAGTCTGAGACAGAACCTGAAAGTAAATGCCTATCTCGACGCAGAGCTTGCGCTGTGCAGACTGATGCAGCGGATATGCAGGACGCTGGTGGACGGGATCGACATACAGATTCCTGACTTATAGGAGGAAAGACTATGGCAGACACAAGAGACAAGGTTGGCAGGGCCGGCGTTTTTCTGGCTGGAGGGGTATTTAAAACCGCTGTATATATCTTTATTATCGTATTTCTGATCTGGGTTGGAAAATCAGCATATCAGTTTGGCTACGATGTGTTTAACCAGCAGGCTATGAGCCCGGGAGAGGGACAGCAGGTCACGGTAGTCATAAAAGAAGGTGCCTCTGCATATAAAGTAGGCAAGACACTGGAGCAGAAGGGTCTTATCAAGGATGCGCTTGCATTTACCATACAGGAAAGAATGTCCGCATATCACGGACAGATCAAAGCAGGTACATACCTTCTCAGTACAGCTTATACACCGACCAGGATCATTGCAGTGCTGTCAGGAGAAGAGAGCAAGGAAGGATCGAACAGCCAGTGATCGTAGAAGAACGCATGCAGACCTATATCAATTCACTGGATATGGGGAATACTCCATTTCTGCAGGAGTTGGAGACAAAGGCACTTGCAGACCGGGTGCCGATCATCCGGAGAGATATGCAGAGCTTTATGAGGATGCTTCTGGCACTGAAACAACCGAAGCGCATTTTGGAGGTGGGGACTGCCGTAGGCTTCTCCACACTTCTTATGTGTGAGTATGGGCCGGAAGATATGGAAATTGTTACCATAGAGAATTATGAAAAAAGAATTCCTGTCGCAAAGGATAATTTCAGGCGCGCAGGAAGAGAGTCACAGATCACGCTTCTGGAGGGAGATGCCGGAGAGATCCTGAAGAATCTTACCGGAACCTTTGATATGATCTTCATGGACGCAGCCAAGGGCCAATATATCCACTGGCTTCCTGACGTGCTGAGACTGATGAAAGAGGGAAGCGTGCTGGTATCTGACAACGTGCTGCAGGAAGGGGATATTATTGAATCTCATTATCTTGTGGAACGGCGTAACCGTACAATCTATAAAAGAATGAGAGAATATCTCTGGCAGCTGACTCACAGTCCGGTGCTTCGTACATCGGTGCTTCCTCTTGGAGACGGAGCGGCTGTAAGTGTAAAAACAGGAGAACAGGTTTATGAAACGACCAGAACTATTGGTTCCGGCGAGCAGCCTTGAGGTTTTAAAGGTTGCCGTCATATATGGTGCAGATGCTGTTTACATCGGCGGAGAAGCTTTTGGACTTCGTGCAAAGGCTAAGAATTTTTCAAAAGAAGATATGTGTGAGGGAATCGCATTTGCCCATTCCCATGGTGTAAAGGTTTATGTGACAGTAAACATCCTGGCGCATAACCGTGATCTTGAGGGTGTAAGGGAATATCTTCAGGAACTGAAGGAGATCGGACCGGACGCACTGATCATCGCAGATCCGGGAATCTTTATGTATGCAAAGGAAATCTGCCCGGAGATCGAGCGTCACATCAGTACACAGGCAAATAATACCAATTATGAGACTTACCGTTTCTGGTATAACCTTGGTGCCAAACGTGTGGTAAGTGCAAGAGAGCTTTCTCTGGAAGAGATCCGGGAGATCCGGGCACATATTCCGGAGGATATGGAGATTGAAACGTTTATTCACGGCGCCATGTGCATTTCCTATTCCGGAAGATGTCTTCTCAGTAACTTTATGGCAGGAAGAGATGCCAATCAGGGAGCCTGTACCCATCCCTGCAGATGGAAATATTCTGTTGTGGAGGAGAAGCGTCCGGGAGAATACATGCCGGTATTTGAAAATGAGAGAGGAACTTTTATTTTTAATTCCAAGGATCTCTGTATGGTAGAACATATGGAAGATATCCTTACAAGCGGTATTGACAGCCTGAAGATCGAAGGACGTATGAAAACAGCTCTTTATGTGGCAACAGTGGCAAGAACCTACCGCAAAGCCATTGACGACTGTATGGAAAGTCCGGAAAAATATCATGCAAATATGCCGTGGTATCAGGAGCAGATCTCAAACTGTACCTACCGTCAGTTTACCACCGGATTTTTTTACGGAAAGCCGGATGAGAATACCCAGATCTATGACAGCAACACATATGTAAGAGAATACACATATCTTGGATTTGCAGAAGAGATCGATGAGAGAGGTCTGGCAAGACTGACACAGAGAAACAAGTTTTCTGTAGGAGAGACCATCGAGATCATGAAACCGGACGGAAGGAATATTCCGGTCACAGTGGAAGCCATTTATAATGAAGAGGGCGAAGCTATGGAGAGTGCACCACATGCTCAGCAGAGGATCTATGTGAAACTGACTGAGATGCCGGAGGTATTTGATATTCTCCGAAGAGGTGAATGATCCGAAAGGGTGGATAAGAGAGTAAAGGGGAGAACGAAAAGAACGTTCTCCCCTTTACTGATTTTCAGGAAAAAGAGTACGGAGTTTTCGAAGAGCGTTCTTTTCGATACGGGATACATAGGAGCGGCTGATGGAGAGATTTTCAGCAATCTCTCGCTGGGTCAGTGGCTCCTGGCCATTCAAACCGTAGCGGCAGCAGATCACCTGGTATTCCTTTGGGGAGAGTACTGTCCGGATATAACGGAGAAGATAGGAAATGCTGTCCTTTTTGAAACAATCATCCACAACATCAACGGGTGGACTTTCAATGATATCGAGAAGGCTGATCTCGTTGCCTTCCCGGTCTGTGCCGATGGGTTCATAGAGAGAAACTTCTCTGGAACGTTTCCTGCGGGCACGGAACATCATGAGAAGTTCATTGTCAATGCACCGTGCAGCATAAGTAGAAAGCTTGGAAGTCCGGCTGGGATCAAAGGTGGAAATGGCTTTGATCAGACCTATGGTGCCTATGGAGATCAGATCATCCTGATCCTCGTCACATCCCTGATATTTTTTTGCAACATGTGCTACGAGGCGGAGATTGTGTTCGATAAGGATATTTTTTGCTTCCGGATCGCCCCTTTGGAGCTGTAGAAGATAGAACTGCTCTTCCGCAAAAGAAAGCGGTTTCAGAAAGGTTTTCAAGGGTTCACCTCAAAGGGGATTTCCTTATAGCTTATGAGCCGGACGTGCTTTTCGTGCTTTTCCAACAGAAACTTTATAAAAAGGACAGAGGCGAACACCTGTTGCGCCACATTCTGATCTGGTGTATAATCATAAAATACGAGTGACAACAATCAGTGTATATTGATGAGGAGTATATATTTTGAAAAAGAGGATAGAACAGCTTCTTAACGGAAAATTTATTTATGAACAGCCTGAGCTTCTGTTTTCACAGGACCGTATTTTCGCTACGCTGAAGGCAGGAGAGACTACAAAGGATGAGATTTATTTCGGTACCGATGACAACCGCAGGATCAGTGGCTTTGTGACTTCATCTGACCGGAGACTGGTGCCCGGATTTGACCGCTTTTCCGGAACCACAGTGCGCATGCCTTATGGGGTAGATGCAGAGGGAATGAAGCCGGGAGAGAGCTTTGAAGGCTGGCTGTGTTTTACTACCAGTATCGGAGAATATAAGCTGCCGTTCACTGTACAGGTACAGACGGAAGAGGTGAAGAGTGCAGGCAGAAAGGTATCTTCTCTGGAAGAATTTCTGCATATTGCAAAGGAAGATTTCCATGAGGCTTACCGGATCTTTACAGAACGACATTTTTCCCTGATCCTGAGTGATCAGAGTGAGAAGATCCGTTCTCTTTATGCAGGAATGTCACAGCAGCCGGTGACCTATCAGCATCTGGAGGAATTTCTGATCGCAGCCGGTGCCAAGGAAAAGGTGACATTGAGTCTGAACAGAGAAGAGGCGAGTTTTTATGATGTCAGTGAATCTGTTCAGGAATCCCTTTATATCCACAGGAGCGGATGGGGACACTTGCGGGCAGATATTGAGGTAAACGGGGATTTTCTGGAGGCAGGCAAGCATGTGGTCACAGAAGAGGATTTTATCGGAAGTACCTGTGAAATAAACTATGTGATCCGCCAGGAAAAACTGGGAAAAGGAAATCAGTACGGCGAGATCATTGTAAAAACCCCATACCAGAAACTGGTATATCACGTTCTTGTATCCAGAGGAACTGAGAGTGCCGTGAACCTGGATCTTCTGGAAAAACAGTACCGGATATCTCTGATGAAGGAATACCTGGGATATCTCTGTAAAAGAACAGATTTTCAGGCCTGGACAGCCTCTACTCATGAGAAGCTTGACCGTATGGGCGAAAACGGACTGAAATATCCGGAATATCAGCTTCTGGAAGCCTATCTTCTTCATCTGGAAGGAGAAGATGACCAGGCTTCAGAAATCCTTGAGCGTTATCAGAATAAATCCTTTCATCACAATGAACTGGAACTGGCAGGGATTTATCTGTATCTGTGTACACAGACCGGGCTGTACCGGGATAAGGAACAGGCCCTCCGCAAGGTACAGAATTTCCAGATGCAGAAGGAAGACAGCTTTATCCTTCTGAAACTGGTATTTGAAATGGATCATACGCTTTCTCCGTCAAAAAAGATCTTTCTGATGGAGGAACTTTTTGAGCGGGGATGTACAAGTCCTTTTCTGTATCTGGAAGCATGGAACAGTATTTGTGCAGATATGTCTCTGCTGCATCGAATCAATGGGTTCTGGGCCCAGGTATTCCTTTTTGCAGGAAAAGAACAGATGCTGACGGAAGAGCTGGTCATGCGCCTGGCATATCTTTCCGGTTATGAGAAAGCTTTTAACGAAAGTCTGTACCGTGCTATGGCCATGGGATGTGAAGCCTTTCCGTCGGATGATACCGTGGAAGCTATCTGTAAATATATTATGAAGGGAAATCCAAGAAAACCGGAATATTTTCAGTGGTTTTCCGCTGCCGTGGACCGCGGGATCCGGATCACACGGCTGTATGAATATTATGTGGAAACACTGGATACTTCTTATCGGAGAGTCCTGCCGAAACCGCTTTTGATGTATTTTACCTATAACAACAATACTCTCGGTGATTCCAAGCGTGCCTATCTGTATGCATGCATCATTGCAGGGAAGGAACGTGATCCACAGACATACGAAAGTTATCGTGAAAGCATGGAGGAATTTGCTTTCCGTAAGTTACGGGAAGGCCGGATGAATGAAAATTATGCCGCTGTTTATCAGGAATTCATGCGGGAACCATCGGACAGCGAAAAAGCGCAGGTGATCGCCTCCAGAATGTTTACCTGCCGGCTGTATACGGATGATCCGAAGGTCCGCAGTGTGATCGTCCGTCACAGACAGATGAAACAGGAAGAAATCTATCCGTGTATCCATGGGATCGCTTACCCAAGGATCTGCAGCGAAGATGCGGCCGTTGTATTTCAGGATGAAAAACAGAGACGTTATGCTGCTACGGTAGATTATAATCTGACACCACTTTTTGATGATCGTGAGATGGTTCCGGCAGTGTTGGAAAAAGGGGCGGATGAACCGGCTGTGCTTTTGTATTACTGTCAGGGTCAGGAGATCAGTCGTAAGAATCTGGGAATTTTTCAGAAACTGGTCCTTTCACCGGCGTTTACCGATGAATATAAGAGGCTGATCCGCAAAAAGATCCTGGATTATTATCGGGATCACGTGCAGGGAGAAGATCTGGATGCCTGTCTGGAGATGATGGATTATCGGGAATATGCCATGGTCGACCGGAAAACCCTTCTGGAGATCCTGATCCAGAGGGGACTGTTTCCGCAGGCTATGAGCGTGGTGGAAGCATTTGGATTTGAAGGAGTAGAGGAGCGTGCTCTTCTGAAGCTGGTAAGCCGTATGATCATCCGCTGTGACTGTGCGGAGGACGAAGAGCTGATTGCACTTTCCTCTCATGTATACCGGCAGGGAATCTATGATGAAGTGATCCTCATGTATCTGATGAAATTCCGGTTTGGACCTGTGGAGGAACTTCTGGATATCTGGAAAAGTGCCTGTGGGTTTGAGATGGATACCTATAATCTGGAGGAGAGGATCCTTTCTCTTCTGATGTTTAACTGGGATTACCGGTCAGAGGGTGCGGATATCCTGAAAGAATATATCCGTCATTCCGGAAAAGAGAGTGTGATCGGTGCGTATCTGACTCTGATGTCTTACGGAATGTTTGTAAAAGAAATGCCGGAGATGCCTGGACTTAAGGAGTATCTGAAAAATCGCAGAGAAAAGGAGTGGCCCGGAGACCGGATCTGTGACCTGGCCCTTCTGAAGCTGCTTTCCGAAGAAAAAACTTCTGATGAAGAAAATCTGGAAATGGAGGAAAAAATCCTCTCTTCCTGTGTAAAGGACGGAATGATATTTGAGTTTTTCCGGAATCTGGATCAGAGTATCCTGCGACCGTATCAGCTGGATGATAAGACTTTTGTAGAGTATCATACTTCACCGGAGGCTTCGGTCACACTGTATTATTCCCTGGATACAGGTCTTGGAACTGTACCGGACTATAAAAGTGAACCGCTCAAAAATATCTATGAGGGAATTTTTGCCAGAGCATTTACATTGTTTTATGGAGAGACCCTGCGATATTATTTCCAGACAGAAGATGAAACTGGTGTACACAAAACGGAAGAAAAAATACTGACCATGAACCAGAGTAATGACCAGGCATCCAGCAAATATCAGCTGATCAATCAGATACTCTGTGCAAGGAAACTGGAGAAAGACACGGAAGTGAAGGAGAAGCTGGCACAGTATCTCCGGCAGGAACAGTACGTTAATGAAATGTTTGTCATAGAGAAGGAACCGGAAAGATGAATGAAATTCGTGACTTGATCATAGGAATTGATATTGGAAAAGAATACACACAGATCTGTTATTATGACAGAAAAGCAGAAGAAGCCCGTTCTCTTTCCATGAAGGTAGGAGCCAGTCAGTACGAAGCTCCGGGCTGTATCTGCTATCGTACCGATCACGGTGATTACTGCGTAGGCCTGGAAGCAGAGTATTTTGCCAGGGAAAAGGGCGGAATCATGATCGGAAATATTTATGATATCTGTCAGAAGGAAGAAAAGATCCAGGTGGCAGGAGAGGAAAAAGAGCCGGCAGAGCTTCTGGCACATTTTCTAAGGGGAATCCTGAAATTTCTGGGAATCCAGGATATCGTAAAGAATACCCGGTGCCTTTGTATCACATCGCCGGAGCTTAGTACACTTCAGGTACGGAATTATCAGAAGGCCTGCAGCCTTGCAGGTTTTTCCCGTGAGAAATATATGCTTATGGACTATGGCGAGAGCTTTTATTATTATGCGCTGGGACAGAAACGGGAAACCTGGAATCGAAGTGTAGGCTGGTATG from Blautia sp. SC05B48 encodes:
- a CDS encoding DUF5717 family protein, which produces MKKRIEQLLNGKFIYEQPELLFSQDRIFATLKAGETTKDEIYFGTDDNRRISGFVTSSDRRLVPGFDRFSGTTVRMPYGVDAEGMKPGESFEGWLCFTTSIGEYKLPFTVQVQTEEVKSAGRKVSSLEEFLHIAKEDFHEAYRIFTERHFSLILSDQSEKIRSLYAGMSQQPVTYQHLEEFLIAAGAKEKVTLSLNREEASFYDVSESVQESLYIHRSGWGHLRADIEVNGDFLEAGKHVVTEEDFIGSTCEINYVIRQEKLGKGNQYGEIIVKTPYQKLVYHVLVSRGTESAVNLDLLEKQYRISLMKEYLGYLCKRTDFQAWTASTHEKLDRMGENGLKYPEYQLLEAYLLHLEGEDDQASEILERYQNKSFHHNELELAGIYLYLCTQTGLYRDKEQALRKVQNFQMQKEDSFILLKLVFEMDHTLSPSKKIFLMEELFERGCTSPFLYLEAWNSICADMSLLHRINGFWAQVFLFAGKEQMLTEELVMRLAYLSGYEKAFNESLYRAMAMGCEAFPSDDTVEAICKYIMKGNPRKPEYFQWFSAAVDRGIRITRLYEYYVETLDTSYRRVLPKPLLMYFTYNNNTLGDSKRAYLYACIIAGKERDPQTYESYRESMEEFAFRKLREGRMNENYAAVYQEFMREPSDSEKAQVIASRMFTCRLYTDDPKVRSVIVRHRQMKQEEIYPCIHGIAYPRICSEDAAVVFQDEKQRRYAATVDYNLTPLFDDREMVPAVLEKGADEPAVLLYYCQGQEISRKNLGIFQKLVLSPAFTDEYKRLIRKKILDYYRDHVQGEDLDACLEMMDYREYAMVDRKTLLEILIQRGLFPQAMSVVEAFGFEGVEERALLKLVSRMIIRCDCAEDEELIALSSHVYRQGIYDEVILMYLMKFRFGPVEELLDIWKSACGFEMDTYNLEERILSLLMFNWDYRSEGADILKEYIRHSGKESVIGAYLTLMSYGMFVKEMPEMPGLKEYLKNRREKEWPGDRICDLALLKLLSEEKTSDEENLEMEEKILSSCVKDGMIFEFFRNLDQSILRPYQLDDKTFVEYHTSPEASVTLYYSLDTGLGTVPDYKSEPLKNIYEGIFARAFTLFYGETLRYYFQTEDETGVHKTEEKILTMNQSNDQASSKYQLINQILCARKLEKDTEVKEKLAQYLRQEQYVNEMFVIEKEPER